Proteins from one Mycteria americana isolate JAX WOST 10 ecotype Jacksonville Zoo and Gardens chromosome 1, USCA_MyAme_1.0, whole genome shotgun sequence genomic window:
- the USP35 gene encoding ubiquitin carboxyl-terminal hydrolase 35, whose translation MDKILEAVVMSSYPNNVKQGLVRRVIEAAKQPMDSEQCWSMLELSTKLYLTGDTKYKREIGKEVLEVYGHYHPEEFEEFFNVRFLLSLLQEGYGPLGKRSHYVLDYIQLGLQFVLESPSANSIFSLLRIEVLRKVCERPSPKQCAKISKLLTQHPQCIPTGKHQVLFCQQLIRCIGQFQCVSEGEEDIMEFLEQVNKVSGLLQRIWRTQTSAILPSLKELFTIISSTEEQEVPSNALASVVQFVPLELMDGVIRNLTNDDSITDVQMMTAIGRMIDWVSWPLGKNIDKWIIALLKGLAAVKKFSILIEVTLSKIEKVFSKLLYPIVREGALSVLQYMLLSFQHSHEAFHLLLPHIPRLVASLKKEDSNSATSSLEQLAELIHCMFFRFSGFPDLYEPVLEAVKALPIPNEDRIKHLLGQNAWTSQKNELACFYPRLASKSETGKIGLINLGNTCYMNSIIQSLFMASDFRHSVLNLTEGNSQPLMTKLQWLFAFLEHSQRPAISPESFLSASWPPWFTPGAQQDCSEYLKYLLDRLHEEEKTGKRIYQKLKESSLMSQAVEHHYLNKTLIEKMFGGKMMTKIRCLKCLNVSSREEAFTDLSLAFPPPDRRMRGSTSVLPVEEIGPQFIEPPENPSQLTGSPWIQRKAPMARDPAAPPMPVETLGFQEPGEAANPLSGDAVGVDAAKDPLSASGEQARAPKDSRSVPDLINYFLSPERLTAENKYHCEKCASLQDAEKVAELTEGPHYLILTLLRFSFDPRTMKRKKILDNVSIPVVLKLPILVAPEETEEVCRRGKDKAAPGSGFMSVMYDLCSVVVHSGISSESGHYYCYSRECTDTVPHGQPQDGAPKPASDKQLDFEIQWYLFNDTRVSFSSFESVSNVTSFFPKDTAYVLFYRQRPGRQSCPLHEAPAEASRLHGEPSLHKDLMEAISKDNILYLQEQEKEARNRAAYISALPKSPLWWRDFDRDKDDDSSSGGCSPAAGGGGSGSFHGLVF comes from the exons atggATAAGATACTGGAAGCCGTGGTGATGTCCTCATACCCCAACAACGTGAAGCAAGGGCTTGTGAGGCGCGTCATTGAGGCAGCGAAGCAGCCCATGGACAGCGAGCAATGCTGGTCCATGCTGGAGCTGTCTACCAAGCTTTATCTCACGGGGGACACCAAGTATAAAAGAGAGATCGGGAAAGAGGTTTTGGAGGTCTACGGCCACTACCACCCGGAGGAATTTGAGGAGTTCTTCAACGTCCGCTTCCTGCTGAGTCTCCTCCAGGAAGGCTATGGACCTCTGGGGAAGAGAAGCCATTACGTACTCGATTATATCCAATTAGGACTGCAGTTCGTCTTGGAAAGCCCGTCAGCAAACAGCATCTTCAGCTTATTGAGGATCGAGGTGCTCCGGAAAGTCTGTGAGAGGCCCAGCCCCAAGCAGTGTGCAAAGATCAGCAAACTCTTAACCCAGCATCCTCAGTGCATTCCCACGGGCAAACACCAGGTCTTGTTTTGTCAGCAGCTGATCCGGTGCATTGGGCAGTTCCAGTGCGTCTCTGAGGGGGAAGAGGACATCATGGAGTTTTTGGAGCAGGTGAACAAAGTGAGCGGTCTGCTGCAGAGGATCTGGAGGACACAGACCTCAGCCATCCTGCCCTCTTTGAAGGAGCTGTTCACTATCATTTCTTCaacag aggagcaggaggtgccATCCAATGCCTTGGCCAGTGTGGTCCAGTTTGTCCCTCTGGAGCTCATGGACGGTGTCATAAGAAACCTAACCAATGATGACAGCATCACCGATGTGCAAATGATGACAGCCATCGGCAG gaTGATCGACTGGGTGTCCTGGCCCCTGGGAAAGAACATAGACAAGTGGATCATTGCTCTGCTGAAGGGTTTGGCTGCAGTGAAAAAGTTCAGCATCTTGATTGAAGTTACTCTTTCTAAAATTGAAAAG GTCTTCTCCAAATTGCTGTACCCCATCGTGAGAGAGGGGGCTTTGTCCGTCCTGCAGTACATGCTGCTGAGCTTCCAGCACTCCCACGAAGCATTTCACTTG ctgctcCCTCACATCCCCAGACTGGTGGCCTCTCTGAAGAAGGAGGACTCCAACTCTGCCACCAGCTCCCTGGAGCAGCTGGCTGAGCTCATCCACTGCATGTTCTTCCGCTTCTCAGGATTTCCAGATCTCTACGAACCAGTTCTGGAAGCAGTTAAA GCTCTTCCTATTCCAAATGAAGACCGGATTAAACATCTCTTGGGACAAAATGCTTGGACCTCCCAGAAGAATGAGCTGGCCTGCTTCTACCCACGCCTGGCCTCCAAATCGGAGACGGGAAAGATTGGGTTAATTAACTTGGGAAACACCTGCTACATGAACAGCATCATACAGTCTCTTTTCATGGCTTCAGA ctttcGGCATTCGGTGTTGAATTTAACTGAGGGCAACTCCCAGCCCCTGATGACAAAGCTCCAGTGGCTCTTTGCGTTTTTGGAGCACAGTCAG CGACCTGCCATCTCACCCGAgagcttcctctctgcctcctGGCCACCCTGGTTCACTCCCGGTGCTCAGCAGGACTGCTCGGAGTATCTCAAGTACTTGCTGGACCG attacatgaagaagaaaaaactggaaaaaggatCTACCAGAAACTCAAGGAATCCAGCTTGATGTCTCAGGCGGTGGAGCATCACTACTTAAACAAGACATTGATTGAGAAGATGTTTGGGGGTAAAATGATGACAAAGATCCGCTGCTTGAAGTGTCTGAACGTCTCCTCCCGAGAAGAAGCCTTCACAGACCTGTCCCTGGCTTTTCCCCCACCGGACAGGCGCATGCGTGGGAGCACGTCTGTTTTACCAGTGGAAGAAATTGGCCCACAGTTTATTGAGCCTCCTGAAAACCCAAGCCAGCTTACGGGATCTCCCTGGATCCAGAGGAAGGCCCCCATGGCCAGAGACCCTGCAGCCCCACCGATGCCGGTGGAAACGTTGGGCTTCCAGGAGCCAGGAGAAGCGGCAAATCCCTTAAGCGGTGATGCTGTTGGCGTGGATGCAGCCAAAGACCCTCTCTCGGCTTCTGGGGAGCAGGCACGTGCTCCCAAGGACTCCAGATCCGTCCCAGATTTAATCAACTATTTTCTATCCCCAGAGAGACTGACAGCAGAGAATAAATACCACTGTGAGAAATGCGCATCCTTGCAGGACGCTGAGAAGGTGGCGGAGCTGACAGAGGGTCCACACTACCTCATCCTCACACTGCTGCGGTTCTCCTTTGACCCGCGGactatgaagaggaagaagatctTGGACAATGTCTCCATCCCCGTGGTGCTCAAGCTGCCCATCCTTGTTGCCCCGGAGGAAACCGAGGAGGTTTGCCGGCGTGGGAAGGAcaaggctgccccgggaagtggcTTCATGTCTGTCATGTATGACCTCTGCAGTGTGGTGGTGCATTCAGGCATCTCCTCTGAGAGCGGCCACTACTACTGCTACTCCAGGGAGTGCACTGACACCGTCCCCCATGGGCAGCCCCAGGACGGAGCGCCGAAACCAGCCTCTGACAAGCAGTTGGACTTTGAAATCCAGTGGTACCTCTTCAACGACACCAgagtttccttctcctccttcgaATCAGTCAGCAACGTCACCTCTTTCTTCCCCAAGGACACTGCCTACGTCCTCTTCTACAGGCAGCGgccgggcaggcagagctgcccactGCACGAGGCTCCGGCCGAGGCCAGCCGCCTGCACGGCGAACCCTCCCTCCATAAGGACTTgatggaagccatttccaaagaTAACATCCTCTACTTGCAG gagcaggaaaaagaagCGAGGAACAGAGCCGCCTACATTTCTGCCTTGCCGAAATCCCCGCTGTGGTGGAGAGACTTTGACAGGGACAAGGATGATGACAGCTCGTCGGGTGGCTGCAGCCCAGCGGCAGGCGGGGGCGGATCCGGCTCCTTTCATGGACTTGTCTTCTAG